In the Enterococcus saigonensis genome, one interval contains:
- a CDS encoding amidohydrolase → MKRILLNGKIFTGEKFVSAMEITDDHVSWLGDSRSARLRHADEVVNLNGRLSLPSFWDVHTHPLWISETLGSIACTPPNVASIEEMIKALRNSSQVGKKDAWIEGWGYDESKLAEGRTPTLADLDKVSTTQPVYVLRSDCHSCVVNSVALKLAGITADTPNPVGGMIGHFANGEPNGVMLENGASKLIKEVKEKDTFENLVNQTLRLTTHYRQRGIGVISDMISLVEPYDYAKIYAEAARRGLLQDVYLYYSIDEIKRLKLSCLPRSSHPRIHVAGIKLFMDGTISNQTARVKKPYKNATTTGFAINTVEDLKFAYEFAKANECQIAIHAMGDAAIQLILDTYGNLEPWLMNRPSVRIEHATILDDKLLKQFHDAKMNFAFVTQIIFLYAEYASYFQNLDEKRLKQCYPLASMLQSGVPTALSSDAPATAWIKPDDVFASLACAVTRVGANGEDLNHNEAIDFITAFSLYTKSAAGMVPTDKTAMLTVGQSADLIVLSQDLFVTSPEKWQETTIEKMYLRGTEIKEEIEVQDGRNY, encoded by the coding sequence GTGAAGCGTATTTTATTAAATGGCAAAATTTTTACTGGTGAAAAATTTGTCTCTGCAATGGAAATAACTGACGATCATGTTAGTTGGTTGGGAGATAGTCGCTCGGCACGTTTGCGTCATGCAGATGAAGTGGTTAATTTAAATGGGCGTCTATCCTTGCCAAGCTTTTGGGATGTTCACACACATCCTCTATGGATTTCTGAAACGTTGGGAAGTATTGCTTGTACTCCACCGAATGTTGCGAGTATTGAAGAGATGATTAAAGCTTTAAGAAATTCTTCTCAAGTAGGCAAAAAGGATGCGTGGATCGAAGGTTGGGGGTATGATGAATCAAAACTTGCAGAAGGTCGTACGCCGACACTTGCCGATTTAGATAAAGTGTCTACAACGCAACCTGTCTATGTTTTACGTTCAGATTGTCATTCATGTGTGGTGAATTCGGTAGCTTTGAAGTTAGCCGGTATTACGGCAGATACCCCTAATCCAGTTGGAGGTATGATTGGACATTTTGCAAATGGAGAACCAAATGGTGTGATGTTGGAAAATGGTGCTAGTAAACTAATTAAAGAAGTAAAAGAAAAAGACACTTTTGAAAATCTGGTTAATCAAACGTTAAGACTAACAACGCATTATCGTCAACGTGGAATTGGTGTAATCAGTGATATGATTAGTTTAGTTGAGCCATATGATTATGCAAAAATATATGCTGAAGCGGCTCGTCGGGGTCTCTTACAAGACGTTTATTTGTATTATTCTATTGATGAAATAAAAAGGCTTAAGTTGTCTTGTTTACCGCGCTCTTCCCATCCGCGTATTCATGTAGCAGGCATTAAATTATTTATGGATGGAACAATTTCCAATCAAACCGCGCGGGTTAAAAAACCGTATAAAAATGCCACTACCACGGGTTTTGCAATTAATACAGTGGAAGATTTGAAATTTGCATATGAATTTGCGAAAGCAAATGAATGTCAAATTGCCATTCATGCCATGGGAGATGCCGCTATTCAGTTAATTTTAGATACTTACGGAAATTTAGAGCCGTGGCTAATGAATCGTCCTTCTGTCAGAATTGAACATGCGACGATATTAGATGATAAATTATTAAAACAATTTCATGATGCCAAAATGAACTTTGCTTTTGTCACCCAGATTATTTTCTTATATGCAGAGTACGCTTCTTATTTTCAAAATTTAGATGAAAAGCGTTTGAAGCAGTGTTATCCACTCGCTTCTATGTTACAAAGTGGTGTACCAACAGCCTTATCTTCTGATGCACCTGCAACAGCTTGGATTAAACCTGATGATGTTTTTGCCAGTCTGGCTTGTGCTGTTACACGTGTTGGTGCAAACGGAGAAGATTTAAATCATAATGAGGCAATAGATTTTATCACCGCATTTAGTTTGTATACAAAATCTGCAGCTGGTATGGTACCAACAGATAAAACAGCTATGCTGACAGTTGGTCAAAGTGCAGATTTGATTGTTTTATCCCAAGATCTATTTGTCACATCTCCTGAGAAGTGGCAGGAAACAACGATTGAAAAAATGTATTTGCGAGGAACCGAGATCAAGGAAGAAATAGAGGTGCAAGATGGAAGAAATTATTAA
- a CDS encoding YueI family protein: MTDELQQHLDKGRYGTPLVNPDEQHKYMGTFRERCYLSMTIAQMKNSTDKDSFLTELKKHEDATILLNGQMPESLQGEYIQLATKNNAKFTVVNDFVEAKPESFGLLLVAKEAVNEPVIDVEQKYPEEDDKKNSNKSPEKKLGFFDRLFH, encoded by the coding sequence ATGACAGACGAATTACAACAGCACTTAGATAAAGGGCGCTATGGTACGCCGTTAGTTAATCCTGATGAACAACATAAATATATGGGAACTTTTCGTGAACGTTGTTATTTAAGCATGACAATTGCACAAATGAAAAATTCTACTGATAAAGACAGCTTTTTAACGGAGCTAAAAAAACACGAAGACGCTACTATTCTTTTAAATGGTCAAATGCCTGAAAGCCTACAAGGAGAATATATTCAACTTGCAACTAAAAATAATGCAAAATTTACCGTAGTTAATGATTTTGTGGAGGCTAAACCTGAGAGTTTCGGGTTATTATTAGTGGCCAAAGAAGCCGTCAATGAGCCAGTAATCGATGTGGAGCAAAAGTATCCTGAAGAAGATGACAAGAAAAATTCTAATAAATCACCTGAAAAGAAACTTGGGTTCTTTGATCGTTTGTTTCATTAA
- the gshAB gene encoding bifunctional glutamate--cysteine ligase GshA/glutathione synthetase GshB, producing MKTIKELLHQEAVQPYLWQARYGVEKESQRITTAGTLAKTDHPHVLGNRAYHPYIQTDFAETQLELVTPVAETVTELMRWLAALHDVAYRSMPPEELMWPMSMPPDLPEKDEEIIIAKLDTFEDVLYRRYLAKAYGKRKQMVSGIHFNFEFGADLLQNLFANQTEYTEFADFKTAVYLKVTRNYLRYRWFLTYLFGATPMSNERYFMAEDAPDEPVRSIRNSRFGYTNHNDVHVSYESLAKYLADIAQMVESGKLSEEKEFYAPVRLRGGKKVSDLAQTGIRYIELRNIDLNPFTPFGISQEQVEFFHAFMLYMLYLPENAAADEWVAKGDTINNFVALERPDRLTEYVEEGMDLVAGLKAMAKDLRLPLPTDFFAFVENAFVDPNQTFAARLYEATKENAIKWGRDIAKENQEKAWAKPYQLAGFTEMELSTQIMMFDAIQKGVHVTVLDEQDQFLQLRFAGRTEYVKNANMTSKDSYVVPLIMANKTVTKKVLAKAGFRVPEGMEFSDMESAMLAYPKFAKTGFVVKPKSTNYGLGISIFKNGADLADFKEALAIAFAEDTAVLVEEFMAGTEYRFFVLDNEVKAIMLRVPANIVGDGKHTIAELVAVKNQDPLRGTHHRSPLELIQLGELEKLMLKEQGYTTQSVPKDGEIVYLRENSNISTGGDSIDVTDEFSADYKKVAADAVAALGAKISGIDLIIPDKEKSANKPKAYGIIEANFNPAMHMHVYPFSGKSRRLTMDVLQFLYPEIN from the coding sequence ATGAAAACAATTAAAGAATTACTACATCAAGAAGCGGTGCAACCCTATCTTTGGCAAGCCCGTTATGGTGTTGAAAAAGAAAGTCAACGTATTACAACTGCTGGTACTCTTGCAAAAACAGATCATCCTCACGTTTTAGGCAATCGTGCCTACCACCCTTATATTCAAACCGACTTTGCTGAAACGCAATTGGAGTTAGTCACACCTGTGGCAGAAACAGTGACAGAATTAATGCGGTGGCTAGCGGCGCTTCATGATGTTGCTTACCGTTCCATGCCACCAGAAGAATTAATGTGGCCGATGAGTATGCCACCTGATTTGCCGGAAAAAGACGAAGAAATTATTATTGCGAAACTTGATACTTTTGAAGATGTCTTATACCGTCGCTATCTAGCTAAAGCCTATGGTAAAAGAAAGCAAATGGTATCAGGAATTCATTTTAATTTCGAGTTTGGTGCAGATTTACTACAAAATCTATTTGCGAACCAAACGGAATATACAGAATTTGCTGACTTTAAAACAGCAGTATATTTGAAAGTTACGCGGAACTATTTGCGGTATCGTTGGTTTTTAACGTATTTATTTGGGGCTACACCAATGAGTAATGAACGCTATTTTATGGCAGAAGATGCACCGGATGAACCTGTCCGCAGTATTCGTAACAGTCGTTTTGGCTATACTAATCATAATGATGTCCATGTTTCATATGAAAGCTTAGCAAAGTATCTAGCTGATATTGCACAGATGGTGGAAAGTGGCAAACTTTCAGAAGAAAAAGAATTTTATGCTCCGGTTCGTCTACGTGGTGGAAAAAAAGTCTCAGACCTAGCACAAACTGGTATTCGCTATATTGAACTACGCAATATCGATTTGAATCCTTTTACGCCTTTTGGTATTAGTCAAGAGCAAGTGGAATTTTTCCATGCTTTTATGCTGTATATGTTGTATTTGCCTGAAAATGCTGCGGCTGATGAATGGGTAGCAAAAGGAGATACAATTAATAATTTTGTCGCTTTAGAGCGTCCTGATCGCCTGACAGAATATGTAGAAGAAGGAATGGATTTAGTGGCAGGACTAAAAGCAATGGCAAAGGATTTGAGATTACCACTTCCAACCGATTTTTTTGCTTTTGTCGAGAATGCCTTTGTCGATCCGAACCAAACTTTTGCTGCTCGACTATATGAAGCAACAAAAGAAAATGCGATAAAGTGGGGAAGGGACATCGCAAAAGAAAATCAAGAAAAAGCATGGGCTAAACCTTATCAGTTAGCTGGGTTTACGGAGATGGAATTATCAACTCAAATTATGATGTTTGATGCTATTCAAAAAGGCGTACATGTAACAGTTTTGGACGAACAAGATCAATTTTTACAATTACGTTTTGCTGGTCGAACAGAATATGTAAAGAATGCAAATATGACTAGTAAAGACAGTTATGTTGTACCGTTAATCATGGCTAATAAAACTGTAACGAAAAAAGTTTTAGCTAAAGCAGGTTTTCGTGTGCCCGAGGGAATGGAATTTAGCGACATGGAGTCTGCAATGTTAGCTTATCCAAAGTTTGCCAAAACAGGATTTGTGGTAAAGCCTAAATCTACGAATTATGGTTTGGGGATATCTATTTTTAAAAATGGTGCTGATTTAGCAGATTTTAAAGAAGCATTGGCAATCGCTTTTGCTGAAGATACTGCTGTTTTAGTGGAAGAATTTATGGCTGGCACGGAATACCGTTTCTTTGTGTTGGATAACGAGGTTAAAGCTATCATGTTACGCGTGCCTGCGAATATTGTAGGTGATGGCAAACATACAATTGCTGAGTTGGTGGCTGTAAAAAACCAAGATCCATTAAGAGGAACACATCACCGTTCGCCATTAGAATTAATTCAATTAGGTGAGCTTGAAAAATTAATGTTAAAAGAACAAGGATACACGACTCAAAGTGTTCCAAAAGATGGCGAAATTGTGTATTTGCGGGAAAATTCTAATATTAGTACCGGGGGAGATTCTATTGATGTGACAGATGAATTTTCAGCAGATTATAAGAAGGTAGCAGCAGATGCTGTCGCAGCCTTGGGGGCTAAGATTTCTGGTATTGATTTAATTATTCCAGATAAAGAAAAGTCTGCTAATAAACCAAAAGCTTATGGGATTATTGAAGCTAATTTTAATCCAGCGATGCACATGCATGTCTATCCTTTTAGTGGGAAGAGCCGACGTTTAACAATGGACGTGCTACAATTTTTATATCCAGAGATAAATTAA
- a CDS encoding GNAT family N-acetyltransferase has product MEFKTNKDISQIDLLALYESVGWTSYTKDPMNLQQAVYNSTAVISAWQDNELIGLTRGISDCISILYIQDLLVKPEWQTRKVGTRLLTSLMNQFPNVRQTVLLTDNTKTLQSFYEQSGFKRAETSVMGYYHFK; this is encoded by the coding sequence ATGGAATTTAAAACTAATAAAGATATTTCACAAATTGATTTACTCGCCTTATATGAAAGTGTGGGGTGGACAAGCTATACCAAAGATCCCATGAACTTGCAACAAGCTGTTTACAATTCAACTGCTGTTATTAGCGCATGGCAAGATAACGAGTTAATAGGTTTGACTCGAGGAATTAGTGATTGTATTTCTATTTTATATATTCAAGATTTATTGGTGAAGCCTGAATGGCAAACGCGCAAGGTCGGTACGCGTTTGTTAACGAGCTTAATGAATCAATTTCCTAATGTGCGGCAAACTGTTTTATTAACCGATAATACGAAAACGTTGCAATCTTTTTATGAACAAAGTGGCTTTAAAAGAGCAGAAACATCTGTAATGGGCTATTATCATTTTAAATAA
- a CDS encoding zinc-binding alcohol dehydrogenase family protein, protein MTGKIAAVGFYEGLPLSNSNSFQNVEVPRLQPLDNDLLVAVRAVSVNPVDTKLRQKAPKTATPQILGFDAVGEVVATGANVHDIQIGDRVYYAGTTKRAGSNQAFQLVDRRICALAPKTLTEAEAAAMPLTTLTAYELLFEKFGLVAAKKANEGKKLLIINSGGGVGSVMSQLAHWAGLTVYGTSSPHNFEWLRYNKVDFPIDYHGDLQTNLARTKVEKFDYIAVLHAITPYFDTISKLIAPLGHVGTIVEVKDPLPLVAWKNLSVSFDWEYMFTKTDFDRDVASQGRILAHVAQLVDEGELHTTLTQTINGGINATNLKKATALVESGHMNGKVVVTGPF, encoded by the coding sequence ATGACTGGAAAAATTGCAGCAGTAGGGTTTTATGAAGGATTACCACTAAGTAATTCTAATAGTTTTCAAAATGTCGAGGTGCCACGTCTTCAGCCTTTAGATAATGATTTACTTGTAGCAGTTAGAGCGGTTTCTGTGAATCCGGTAGACACCAAGTTGCGACAAAAAGCGCCGAAGACCGCAACACCACAAATTTTGGGTTTTGACGCTGTAGGTGAAGTTGTGGCAACCGGCGCTAACGTTCATGATATTCAAATTGGTGACAGAGTTTATTATGCTGGCACAACCAAACGTGCCGGTAGTAATCAAGCATTTCAATTGGTTGACCGTCGTATTTGTGCTTTGGCTCCTAAAACATTAACTGAAGCAGAAGCTGCGGCAATGCCTTTAACAACGTTGACAGCTTATGAATTATTGTTTGAAAAATTTGGCCTAGTAGCGGCAAAGAAAGCCAATGAAGGAAAAAAACTCCTTATTATTAATAGTGGGGGCGGTGTAGGCTCTGTTATGAGTCAATTAGCGCATTGGGCTGGTTTAACTGTTTATGGTACAAGTAGTCCACATAATTTTGAGTGGTTACGCTATAACAAAGTGGATTTTCCGATTGATTATCATGGGGATTTGCAAACTAATTTAGCGCGTACGAAAGTAGAAAAATTTGATTATATCGCAGTGCTTCATGCGATTACCCCATACTTTGATACCATTAGTAAGCTGATAGCACCATTAGGACACGTCGGTACAATTGTTGAAGTAAAAGATCCATTACCTTTAGTAGCATGGAAAAATCTGTCAGTCAGTTTTGATTGGGAATACATGTTTACAAAAACAGATTTTGATAGAGACGTTGCAAGTCAAGGCAGAATTTTGGCACATGTTGCGCAACTTGTGGATGAAGGCGAACTCCATACAACGTTAACTCAAACCATTAATGGCGGCATTAATGCTACAAATTTAAAAAAAGCAACGGCTTTGGTGGAATCAGGTCATATGAATGGTAAAGTTGTTGTCACAGGACCATTTTAG
- a CDS encoding RNA polymerase sigma factor translates to MKSELAILYQRYAKECWLYSLSLTNDVMLAEDLVSDAFFKLLNALDTLTEDKVKFWLLRVIKNHYIDLQRKKKRWQIIPLTKTTSQTISDSDFSPLDQLLHSEKKVQLYHALATLPQAEQELLYLFYFFDWPIREIAAFTELSIGQVKTRLYRSRKKLKELLQDEPTKF, encoded by the coding sequence ATGAAGTCAGAGTTGGCAATTTTATATCAACGCTATGCCAAAGAATGCTGGCTTTATAGTTTGAGCTTGACAAACGATGTGATGCTTGCAGAAGACTTAGTCAGTGATGCCTTTTTTAAGCTTTTAAATGCTTTGGATACTTTAACAGAAGATAAGGTAAAGTTTTGGCTGTTACGGGTAATCAAAAACCATTACATTGATTTACAACGTAAGAAAAAACGTTGGCAAATTATCCCCTTAACAAAAACAACGTCACAAACAATTTCTGATTCTGACTTTTCACCTTTGGACCAACTTTTACATAGCGAGAAAAAAGTACAATTGTACCATGCTCTTGCCACCTTACCGCAAGCCGAACAAGAACTACTCTATTTGTTTTACTTTTTTGACTGGCCTATCAGAGAAATTGCTGCCTTTACAGAATTATCTATTGGGCAAGTAAAGACGCGTCTGTATCGCAGCCGCAAAAAATTAAAGGAGCTGTTACAAGATGAACCAACAAAATTTTGA
- a CDS encoding anti sigma factor C-terminal domain-containing protein, translated as MNQQNFDFEKVQQKVQQKKYQQGILLICSAVIVTVLLFLAVPKILNHFFYNPTSQNSYVENNQYIIDRQFYNELTLPNYDMTDVTIEQTGVGTYQIKETYSYKYDNQIVGSNTIEIKRNKLYLRNSDFHPFTPPFSQETAPSNQLSDQKIAKADEALAKSNLRENIKPLPKSTYVNVNLVFKEDKSIDAYQEWLRVNTTGADTLWQAVRPSQKTSDAANNPVVVGFNPAGSFSGISVGITNEKKLNEDFPLLISYLANTEQNQWTEEKRQTTHFKSLLQYLIKNERFLTQDPSKIQATTLKNILADVNKNGLKIYGVTLYLPAFELENILRNDAIKSAVITKVDVFPLTSQSGQLPGITYPPEK; from the coding sequence ATGAACCAACAAAATTTTGACTTTGAAAAAGTACAACAAAAAGTGCAGCAAAAAAAATACCAACAAGGAATACTGCTCATATGTAGTGCTGTAATTGTGACGGTACTACTATTTTTAGCAGTACCTAAAATTTTGAATCATTTTTTTTACAATCCGACTAGTCAAAACAGTTATGTAGAGAATAATCAGTATATCATCGATCGCCAGTTTTATAATGAATTGACGCTTCCAAATTATGATATGACAGATGTAACGATAGAACAAACTGGAGTTGGAACTTATCAAATTAAAGAAACTTATAGTTACAAATACGATAATCAGATAGTCGGTTCTAACACAATCGAAATTAAGCGAAATAAACTTTACTTGCGTAATTCTGACTTTCATCCCTTTACACCACCATTTAGTCAGGAAACAGCACCGTCAAACCAACTATCTGATCAAAAAATAGCCAAAGCTGATGAAGCACTTGCTAAAAGTAACCTTAGGGAAAACATCAAACCTTTGCCAAAAAGCACTTACGTCAATGTAAACCTTGTTTTTAAAGAAGATAAAAGTATCGATGCCTACCAAGAGTGGCTACGCGTCAATACGACTGGTGCAGATACTTTATGGCAAGCAGTGCGTCCTTCGCAAAAAACAAGCGATGCGGCCAATAATCCTGTTGTCGTAGGCTTTAACCCTGCTGGTAGCTTTTCTGGTATCAGCGTCGGTATTACAAATGAAAAAAAATTGAATGAAGATTTTCCTCTATTGATTAGCTATCTAGCAAACACAGAGCAAAATCAGTGGACTGAAGAAAAACGGCAAACTACTCATTTCAAATCATTGCTTCAATACTTAATCAAAAATGAGCGTTTTCTGACGCAAGATCCAAGTAAAATACAAGCTACAACTTTAAAAAATATTTTAGCTGACGTAAATAAAAACGGCCTCAAAATATATGGTGTAACGTTATATTTACCTGCCTTTGAATTAGAAAATATTTTGCGAAATGACGCAATAAAAAGTGCTGTAATCACCAAAGTTGACGTTTTCCCTCTCACAAGTCAAAGTGGGCAACTACCAGGAATTACCTATCCGCCAGAGAAATAG
- a CDS encoding DUF2200 domain-containing protein produces MTERIFNMPFAKVYPLYLNKAEKKGRTKAEVDQIITWLTGFSHEQLLEELQKKTDFATFFANAPQINPAAHLIKGVVCGVRVEDIEDPLMQKIRYLDKLIDELAKGKAMAKILRSS; encoded by the coding sequence ATGACTGAACGTATTTTTAACATGCCTTTTGCAAAAGTTTATCCGCTGTATCTGAATAAGGCAGAGAAAAAAGGGCGAACAAAGGCTGAAGTCGATCAAATTATCACTTGGTTGACAGGTTTTAGTCATGAGCAATTGTTAGAGGAATTGCAAAAGAAGACAGATTTTGCTACTTTTTTTGCTAATGCACCTCAAATAAATCCAGCTGCTCACTTAATTAAAGGCGTTGTGTGTGGTGTACGGGTTGAAGATATCGAGGATCCATTGATGCAAAAAATTCGTTATTTGGATAAACTGATAGATGAGTTAGCTAAAGGAAAAGCAATGGCGAAGATTTTGCGAAGTAGTTGA
- a CDS encoding cyclic nucleotide-binding domain-containing protein, whose protein sequence is MQKKALTVKQEQILTEWNLAKDNLRGCEVWQFEQREVIITQGALLDRLLFVIVGKAKVCTLADNGKNLVLAYYISDGIIGDMEFAMRKDEAATTMVALSDFQCIAVPILPNEVYLRQNSHFINTMAKGLAEKLQLSSENFLSAAFYPGKQRLCDYILQSAYKNFFTDNLTDVAATIGMSYRHMFRLLNDLITSNVLKKIGNSYEIIQPDQLRRFAKGYL, encoded by the coding sequence TTGCAAAAAAAAGCTTTAACAGTGAAACAAGAACAAATTTTAACAGAGTGGAATTTAGCAAAGGATAATTTAAGAGGATGTGAAGTATGGCAATTTGAGCAAAGAGAAGTGATCATTACCCAAGGTGCATTATTGGATCGACTACTTTTTGTCATAGTCGGAAAAGCAAAAGTTTGTACATTAGCAGATAACGGGAAAAATTTGGTTTTAGCCTATTACATTTCAGACGGTATTATTGGCGATATGGAGTTTGCAATGAGAAAAGATGAGGCCGCCACGACGATGGTAGCACTCTCTGACTTTCAATGTATTGCAGTCCCTATTTTACCAAATGAAGTGTACTTACGACAAAATAGTCATTTTATCAATACGATGGCAAAAGGCTTAGCAGAAAAACTACAATTAAGTTCAGAAAATTTTTTATCAGCAGCTTTTTATCCTGGTAAACAGCGTTTATGTGATTATATTTTACAGTCGGCATACAAAAATTTCTTCACCGATAATTTAACAGATGTAGCAGCAACTATTGGAATGAGCTACCGTCATATGTTTCGTTTGTTAAATGATTTAATAACGTCCAATGTTTTAAAGAAAATTGGCAATAGCTATGAAATTATACAGCCAGATCAACTAAGGCGTTTTGCTAAGGGATATTTATAG
- a CDS encoding glycoside hydrolase family 2 protein, which translates to MTDKRYNHPRPQFMRKKWQDLAGQWQFAFDDHNLGVKEEWFKGLNTTQEITVPYTYETKLSGIHDTTHHQVVWYQKEFEIESVKEFSLVFEGVDYFAQIWLNGQHIGSHMGAYERFTFEVKDYLLSGTNKLVVRVEDSLACEQPRGKQRWLKDNFGCWYVQTTGIWKTVWLEEHLASQSLELVKLTPDLDRDKIILVPKLRDQLKEFGNQYHFEVKIYFADQLINTYKGLLNHDLTPIELDTRVKEDACWGTKEWSPETPNLYDITFCLYDLAGNLLDEVESYFGMRKIAIENGQILLNNRQLYQRLILDQGYWAESGLTPPSVDALEVDIDRIFEMGYNGLRKHQKIEDERFLYLCDKKGMLVWSEMAATYTFNDAAAQKITTEWQKIIEQNYNHPSIITWVPFNESWGIKDIAYDKQQQAFTEGIYHLTKAYDAMRPVITNDGWVHTISDIITLHDYEEFGELFTQRYQDKDKILNNEIQFNKDFHAFAQGYSYKGQPVIISEFGGIAFTTTDKDEWGYGHQVQDESAFIERFDKIHAAIQNLDYIVGFCYTQLTDVEQEVNGLLDVQRKAKVDLTAVAKINRRRLK; encoded by the coding sequence ATGACAGATAAAAGATATAATCATCCCCGTCCGCAATTTATGCGAAAAAAATGGCAAGATTTAGCTGGACAATGGCAATTTGCTTTTGACGATCATAATCTAGGTGTTAAGGAAGAATGGTTTAAAGGCTTAAATACGACACAAGAAATTACGGTACCATATACTTATGAAACGAAATTAAGTGGTATTCATGATACTACCCACCACCAAGTTGTTTGGTATCAAAAAGAATTCGAAATTGAGTCAGTGAAAGAATTTAGCTTAGTTTTTGAAGGGGTAGATTATTTTGCGCAAATTTGGTTAAATGGGCAACACATAGGATCGCATATGGGAGCTTATGAACGTTTTACCTTTGAAGTTAAAGACTACTTACTTTCTGGCACAAACAAATTAGTAGTACGCGTAGAAGATTCTCTTGCTTGTGAACAACCAAGGGGAAAACAACGCTGGTTAAAAGATAATTTTGGCTGTTGGTATGTCCAAACCACTGGTATTTGGAAAACGGTCTGGTTAGAAGAACATCTTGCAAGTCAGTCTTTGGAATTAGTAAAACTAACGCCAGATTTGGATCGAGATAAAATTATACTTGTACCCAAATTACGAGATCAGTTAAAAGAATTTGGTAATCAGTATCACTTCGAAGTAAAGATTTATTTTGCAGATCAGTTGATTAACACGTATAAAGGGCTATTAAACCATGACTTAACCCCCATTGAATTAGATACTCGGGTAAAAGAAGATGCTTGTTGGGGGACAAAAGAGTGGTCGCCAGAAACACCGAACCTATATGATATCACTTTTTGTTTGTATGATTTGGCAGGGAATTTGTTAGATGAGGTAGAGAGTTATTTTGGAATGCGAAAAATTGCTATTGAAAATGGGCAAATCTTATTAAATAATCGTCAACTTTATCAACGCCTAATTTTAGATCAAGGTTATTGGGCAGAATCTGGCTTAACACCTCCATCTGTAGACGCTTTAGAAGTGGATATTGACCGTATTTTTGAGATGGGATATAACGGGTTGCGAAAACATCAAAAAATTGAAGATGAACGTTTCTTATACTTATGTGATAAAAAAGGGATGTTGGTTTGGTCAGAGATGGCAGCAACGTACACGTTTAACGATGCTGCAGCGCAAAAGATTACCACAGAATGGCAAAAAATTATCGAGCAAAATTACAATCATCCATCAATTATCACATGGGTTCCTTTTAATGAATCGTGGGGAATTAAAGATATTGCTTATGACAAACAGCAACAAGCTTTTACAGAAGGAATTTATCATTTAACAAAAGCTTATGATGCTATGCGCCCGGTCATTACTAATGATGGATGGGTTCATACAATTTCTGATATTATTACTCTACACGATTACGAAGAGTTCGGGGAATTATTTACACAACGTTATCAAGACAAAGATAAGATTTTAAATAATGAAATTCAATTTAATAAAGATTTTCATGCTTTTGCACAAGGTTATAGTTATAAGGGACAACCAGTTATTATTTCCGAATTTGGCGGAATCGCTTTTACGACAACAGATAAGGATGAATGGGGATATGGCCATCAAGTACAAGATGAGTCCGCTTTTATTGAGCGGTTTGATAAAATACATGCTGCCATTCAAAACTTAGATTATATTGTTGGTTTTTGTTACACGCAATTAACTGACGTGGAGCAAGAGGTTAATGGATTGTTAGATGTACAACGTAAAGCAAAAGTTGACTTAACTGCAGTGGCTAAAATTAATCGCCGCCGATTAAAATAA